Proteins encoded together in one Yersinia mollaretii ATCC 43969 window:
- a CDS encoding phosphatase, whose translation MYPVDLHMHTIASTHAYSTLHDYIAEAKLKNIKLFAITDHGPDMADAPHYWHFMNMRVWPRLVDGVGILRGIEANIKNLDGDIDCTGPMLDAIDLLIAGFHEPVFPPQAKAANTQAMIATMAQGNVHIISHPGNPKYPVDIPAIAQAAAKYHVALELNNSSFSHSRKGSEPNCRAIAEAVRDAGGWLALGSDSHIAYSLGIFEHCERIIAEVNFPQERILNVSPRRLLNFLEMRGRPAIPELADL comes from the coding sequence ATGTATCCTGTTGATTTACATATGCATACCATTGCCAGTACTCATGCTTACAGCACTTTGCACGATTACATCGCCGAAGCTAAGCTCAAAAATATTAAGCTGTTCGCCATTACCGACCATGGCCCGGATATGGCGGATGCGCCACACTATTGGCACTTTATGAATATGCGAGTCTGGCCGCGTTTAGTGGATGGCGTGGGCATTTTGCGGGGTATTGAAGCCAATATTAAGAATTTAGACGGCGATATCGATTGTACCGGCCCGATGCTCGATGCCATAGACCTGCTCATTGCTGGGTTCCACGAGCCCGTATTCCCGCCGCAAGCTAAGGCCGCCAATACTCAGGCGATGATCGCGACTATGGCCCAAGGTAATGTGCATATCATCAGCCATCCCGGTAACCCTAAATACCCGGTTGATATTCCGGCGATCGCACAAGCGGCAGCAAAATACCATGTAGCCCTAGAGCTGAATAACTCCTCTTTCAGCCATTCACGTAAAGGGAGTGAGCCGAACTGCCGTGCGATAGCCGAAGCGGTTCGTGATGCCGGAGGCTGGTTGGCGCTAGGTTCTGACTCCCATATCGCCTATTCATTGGGTATTTTTGAGCATTGTGAGCGTATTATTGCTGAAGTGAATTTCCCGCAGGAGCGCATTTTAAATGTCAGCCCGCGCCGTTTACTTAATTTCCTCGAGATGCGGGGCCGGCCAGCTATCCCCGAATTAGCCGATTTATAA